A genomic window from Serratia liquefaciens includes:
- the ihfB gene encoding integration host factor subunit beta, with protein sequence MTKSELIERLAGQQSHVPAKAVEDAVKEMLEHMAATLADGERIEIRGFGSFSLHYRAPRVGRNPKTGDKVELDGKYVPHFKPGKELRDRANIYG encoded by the coding sequence ATGACCAAGTCTGAACTTATTGAAAGACTTGCTGGCCAGCAATCTCATGTACCGGCGAAAGCCGTTGAGGATGCAGTGAAAGAGATGCTAGAACATATGGCTGCTACGTTAGCCGATGGTGAACGCATTGAGATCCGCGGATTCGGCAGTTTTTCTCTTCACTACCGTGCTCCGCGTGTGGGTCGCAACCCGAAAACTGGTGATAAAGTTGAGTTGGACGGCAAGTACGTTCCTCACTTCAAACCAGGTAAAGAGCTGCGTGACCGCGCCAATATCTATGGTTAG
- a CDS encoding ComEC family protein gives MPHLPDARIVLCVILPICCYLWRRGTLCRFVAWGALGFLWAVFTAGNLVDQINRLSQGPVVHAVVQVSSIALAATPRKQTVMHIEQINGRWLVPSIAFSTLWQPKEQPLCAGQRWQMQLRLRPMHGNLNEGGFDSQRWAMSQRQPLTAQVKSATLLDPACSWRQRIIRHAENNIGTVRYQAVLLALAFGERGALEPSLRSLMLKTGIAHLMAISGLHVAMVAILIWALLRAMQFWLPAHRIGYRFPLIVSWLGALGYIWLAGAHPPAVRTGLALTLWMLLRIRGIHCSSWQVWLWCIGLILICDPLAVLSDSFWLSATAVLCLIFWFEWVPLSPRFRVGWYWAPLRWLHIQFGITLLLVPMQAGLFLGLSMTSIPANLWAVPLVSLVTVPLILLAVVLGIFPPLSTGLWWAADLTLTWVFTPLYYLQEGWLDLGETSLVVSIVGWLMVIFWRFHWWLRYVSVLVTLAMCCVLWREKAPSYRWRVDMLDIGHGLAMVVEKNGRAILYDTGPRWGTGSAATRNIVPFLNWRGLPVDQIIISHDHLDHIGGLEEIQQAFPLATVRSPRLGAGHLPCVAGESWQWQSLQFQVLWPPKAVKAAGNDDSCVIRIDDGKYSLLLTGDAEKRSEAQLVRYQRHLLRATILQVPHHGSKTSSTPPFLRAVAPKAAIASASRYNKWRLPAVKVVARYRENGIIWRDTSRSGQLSVLFFDNDWQIKGFREQIMPRWYHQRFGVEGDNE, from the coding sequence ATGCCGCACCTGCCTGACGCACGAATAGTGCTATGCGTCATTCTGCCCATTTGTTGTTACCTGTGGCGCAGGGGCACCCTATGTCGGTTTGTGGCATGGGGGGCTTTGGGTTTTCTGTGGGCGGTATTCACTGCCGGAAACCTGGTCGATCAAATCAACCGCCTGAGCCAGGGGCCTGTAGTGCATGCCGTGGTCCAGGTTAGCAGCATTGCGCTTGCGGCTACGCCACGCAAGCAGACGGTAATGCATATAGAACAGATTAATGGCAGGTGGTTGGTGCCATCCATTGCCTTTTCCACACTGTGGCAACCCAAGGAGCAACCTTTGTGCGCCGGGCAGCGCTGGCAGATGCAATTGCGCTTGCGGCCGATGCACGGCAATTTAAATGAAGGGGGCTTTGACAGCCAACGTTGGGCGATGTCGCAGCGTCAACCGCTGACGGCGCAGGTAAAGAGCGCCACACTCCTGGATCCCGCCTGTAGCTGGCGACAGCGTATTATCCGCCATGCCGAAAACAATATTGGCACGGTTCGTTATCAGGCCGTTTTACTGGCTTTGGCCTTTGGTGAAAGGGGAGCGCTGGAGCCTTCACTGCGCTCACTGATGTTAAAAACCGGTATTGCTCACCTGATGGCCATTTCAGGGTTGCACGTGGCGATGGTGGCCATTTTGATTTGGGCTTTGCTGCGGGCAATGCAGTTTTGGTTACCTGCCCATCGAATTGGTTACCGTTTCCCTCTGATTGTCAGTTGGCTCGGGGCGTTAGGTTATATCTGGTTGGCGGGCGCGCACCCACCCGCGGTAAGAACCGGCTTGGCACTGACGCTTTGGATGCTGTTGCGCATACGGGGTATTCATTGTTCCTCATGGCAAGTCTGGCTGTGGTGTATCGGCTTGATACTGATCTGCGATCCGCTGGCGGTGTTGTCCGACAGCTTTTGGCTCTCGGCAACGGCGGTGTTATGCCTGATATTTTGGTTTGAATGGGTCCCTCTCAGCCCCCGGTTCCGCGTAGGGTGGTATTGGGCACCGCTACGTTGGTTGCATATTCAGTTCGGCATCACGTTGTTGCTGGTGCCGATGCAAGCAGGCTTGTTTCTTGGTCTCAGCATGACCTCAATACCGGCCAATCTTTGGGCCGTACCCTTGGTTTCCCTGGTGACGGTTCCGCTGATCCTTCTCGCCGTGGTACTGGGGATTTTCCCTCCGTTGAGTACCGGATTGTGGTGGGCAGCAGACCTCACACTAACTTGGGTTTTCACCCCATTATATTACCTGCAGGAGGGGTGGCTTGACCTTGGCGAGACATCGCTGGTTGTCAGCATTGTGGGCTGGTTGATGGTGATTTTCTGGCGTTTTCACTGGTGGCTGCGTTATGTCTCGGTACTGGTAACGCTGGCGATGTGCTGCGTGCTGTGGCGGGAGAAAGCTCCGTCATACCGTTGGCGCGTAGATATGCTCGATATTGGTCATGGCTTGGCCATGGTGGTTGAAAAGAATGGCCGCGCGATATTGTACGATACTGGACCCCGTTGGGGGACGGGCAGTGCGGCCACGCGTAACATTGTCCCCTTTCTTAACTGGCGTGGGCTGCCGGTGGATCAAATTATCATCAGCCACGATCATTTGGACCATATTGGTGGTCTTGAAGAAATACAGCAGGCATTCCCGTTGGCGACAGTGAGGAGTCCGCGGCTTGGTGCCGGCCACTTGCCCTGTGTCGCAGGGGAAAGCTGGCAATGGCAATCGCTGCAGTTCCAGGTGCTGTGGCCACCGAAGGCAGTAAAGGCCGCGGGAAATGACGACTCGTGCGTCATTCGTATCGATGATGGCAAATACAGCCTGTTGCTGACCGGTGATGCAGAGAAAAGGTCGGAAGCACAATTGGTACGGTATCAGCGCCATTTGTTGCGCGCTACGATATTACAGGTTCCCCATCATGGCAGTAAGACCTCATCTACTCCGCCATTTTTGCGTGCCGTAGCGCCAAAGGCGGCAATTGCTTCAGCTTCGCGTTACAATAAATGGCGATTACCGGCGGTTAAAGTCGTCGCCAGATATCGGGAAAATGGCATCATATGGCGCGATACATCGCGCTCCGGTCAGTTATCCGTACTTTTTTTCGACAACGATTGGCAAATTAAAGGCTTTCGTGAACAAATAATGCCCCGTTGGTACCATCAGCGGTTTGGCGTAGAGGGTGATAATGAGTAA
- the msbA gene encoding lipid A ABC transporter ATP-binding protein/permease MsbA yields the protein MMNDKDLSTWQTFRRLWPMITPFKTGLIVAAIALVMNAASDAFMLSLLKPLLDDGFGKTESSILLWMPLAVIGLMVVRGATGFVSSYCISWVSGMVVMHMRRRLFGHMMRMPVSFFDQQSTGTLLSRITYDSEQVASSSSSALVTVVREGASIIALFTMMFYYSWQLSVILIVLAPIVSIAIRIVSKRFRNISKNMQNTMGQVTTSAEQMLKGHKEVLIFGGQQVETDRFNSVSNRMRQQGMKLVSASSISDPIIQLIASLALAFVLYAASFPSVMATLTAGTITVVFSSMIALMRPLKSLTNVNAQFQRGMAACQTLFSILDMEQEKDTGTREVTRAKGDIEFRNVTFYYPGKETPALRDINLSISEGKTVALVGRSGSGKSTIANLLTRFYDVQEGEILMDGHDLREYTLASLRDQVALVSQNVHLFNDTIANNIAYAREERYTREEIEKAARMAYAMDFIEKMENGLDTVIGENGVMLSGGQRQRIAIARALLRDCPILILDEATSALDTESERAIQAALDELQKNRTSLVIAHRLSTIEKADEILVVEDGRIVERGEHSALIEKQGAYAQLHRMQFGQ from the coding sequence ATGATGAATGATAAAGATCTCTCCACCTGGCAGACTTTCCGTCGCCTCTGGCCGATGATCACACCTTTTAAGACCGGGCTGATCGTGGCCGCCATTGCGTTGGTAATGAACGCAGCCAGCGACGCCTTTATGCTGTCTTTGCTTAAACCTTTATTGGATGACGGTTTTGGGAAAACGGAAAGCAGTATCCTGCTGTGGATGCCATTGGCCGTTATTGGTCTGATGGTGGTTCGCGGGGCGACGGGCTTCGTTTCCAGCTATTGTATTTCATGGGTCTCCGGCATGGTGGTGATGCACATGCGTCGTCGTCTGTTTGGCCACATGATGAGAATGCCGGTGTCCTTCTTCGACCAGCAATCCACCGGTACATTACTGTCTCGCATCACTTATGATTCCGAGCAGGTCGCTTCATCCTCGTCCAGCGCGCTGGTGACCGTGGTGCGTGAAGGGGCGTCGATCATCGCGCTGTTCACCATGATGTTCTATTACAGCTGGCAGCTTTCGGTGATCCTGATCGTACTGGCCCCGATTGTCTCTATTGCGATCCGCATCGTTTCCAAGCGCTTCCGTAATATCAGTAAAAACATGCAGAACACCATGGGACAGGTAACTACCAGCGCCGAGCAGATGCTGAAGGGCCACAAGGAAGTTCTGATTTTTGGCGGCCAGCAGGTTGAAACCGATCGCTTCAATTCGGTCAGCAACCGCATGCGTCAACAGGGCATGAAGCTGGTGTCTGCTTCATCCATTTCTGACCCTATCATTCAGTTGATCGCTTCGTTGGCGTTGGCCTTTGTGTTGTATGCCGCCAGCTTCCCAAGCGTGATGGCTACCCTGACTGCCGGTACCATTACCGTAGTGTTCTCTTCGATGATCGCCCTGATGCGCCCGTTGAAGTCCCTGACTAACGTCAACGCTCAGTTCCAGCGTGGGATGGCCGCCTGCCAGACGCTGTTCTCGATTCTGGACATGGAGCAGGAAAAAGACACCGGTACCCGCGAAGTGACTCGTGCGAAAGGTGACATCGAATTCCGCAATGTCACTTTCTACTATCCAGGCAAAGAAACGCCAGCGCTGCGTGATATCAACCTGAGCATTTCAGAAGGTAAAACAGTGGCGTTGGTGGGCCGTTCCGGATCGGGCAAGTCGACCATCGCCAATCTACTGACCCGTTTTTATGACGTTCAGGAAGGCGAGATCCTGATGGATGGTCACGATCTGCGCGAATATACGCTTGCGTCGTTGCGCGATCAGGTAGCCCTGGTTTCGCAAAATGTGCATTTGTTCAATGACACTATCGCCAATAACATCGCTTACGCGCGTGAAGAACGCTATACCCGCGAAGAGATAGAGAAGGCCGCGCGCATGGCCTACGCCATGGATTTCATTGAGAAAATGGAAAATGGCCTGGATACGGTGATAGGGGAGAATGGCGTAATGCTGTCCGGTGGTCAGCGCCAGCGTATCGCCATCGCCCGTGCCTTGCTGCGCGATTGTCCTATTCTGATCCTCGATGAAGCCACCTCGGCACTGGACACTGAATCAGAGCGTGCTATTCAGGCCGCATTGGATGAATTGCAGAAAAACCGTACTTCATTAGTGATTGCGCACCGTCTGTCGACGATTGAGAAAGCCGATGAAATCCTGGTGGTTGAGGATGGTCGTATCGTTGAGCGTGGTGAGCATTCTGCCTTGATCGAAAAGCAGGGGGCCTACGCCCAACTGCATCGCATGCAGTTTGGTCAATAA
- the lpxK gene encoding tetraacyldisaccharide 4'-kinase, with amino-acid sequence MIERIWSGSSLIYLLLLPLSWLYGLVSGLIRLSYRCGLRKSWRAPVPVVVVGNLTAGGNGKTPMVIWLVEQLQQRGYRVGVVSRGYGGKAESYPLLLNASTTTQQAGDEPVLIYQRTAAPVAISPNRAEAVQALLKQHRLDVVITDDGLQHYALQRDFELVVIDGVRRFGNGWWLPAGPMRERVSRLNSVDALITNGGVAQPGEIAMRLQAREAVNVASGERRPVVELPHVVAMAGIGHPPRFFATLEKLGVDVEREVAFADHQEYQHDPLAALVTPGQTLLMTEKDAVKCRAFAQPNWWYLPVDAVLPPEQAEQLLQDIEALLKQ; translated from the coding sequence ATGATTGAGCGCATTTGGTCAGGCAGCTCGCTGATTTATCTGCTGCTGTTACCGCTGTCCTGGCTGTATGGCCTGGTCAGCGGCCTGATTCGGCTCAGCTACCGTTGCGGCCTGCGTAAAAGCTGGCGCGCGCCGGTACCGGTAGTGGTGGTGGGAAATCTCACCGCCGGTGGCAATGGCAAAACCCCGATGGTGATCTGGCTGGTGGAGCAGTTGCAGCAGCGTGGCTACCGGGTCGGTGTCGTTTCTCGCGGTTATGGTGGTAAAGCAGAGTCTTATCCTCTGTTGCTCAATGCGAGTACCACCACCCAACAGGCAGGGGATGAACCGGTCCTGATTTATCAACGTACCGCCGCGCCAGTCGCCATCTCACCGAACCGTGCCGAAGCGGTTCAGGCGCTGCTCAAGCAGCACCGACTTGATGTCGTGATTACCGATGACGGTTTGCAGCATTACGCCTTGCAACGCGATTTTGAATTGGTCGTGATCGACGGCGTACGCCGCTTCGGGAACGGTTGGTGGTTGCCTGCTGGCCCGATGCGAGAACGCGTTTCGCGTTTGAACAGCGTTGATGCATTGATTACCAACGGTGGCGTGGCCCAACCGGGTGAAATTGCCATGCGGTTGCAGGCACGCGAAGCGGTGAACGTTGCCAGTGGCGAACGCCGGCCCGTGGTTGAATTGCCGCATGTGGTGGCGATGGCCGGTATTGGCCATCCGCCGCGCTTCTTCGCCACGTTGGAAAAACTGGGTGTGGACGTTGAAAGAGAAGTGGCGTTTGCCGATCATCAGGAATACCAACATGACCCGCTGGCGGCGCTGGTAACCCCAGGGCAAACGCTGTTGATGACTGAAAAAGATGCGGTCAAATGCCGGGCTTTTGCCCAGCCCAACTGGTGGTATTTACCGGTTGATGCGGTACTTCCCCCCGAGCAGGCCGAGCAACTGCTGCAAGACATCGAAGCCTTGCTGAAGCAATAA
- a CDS encoding VOC family protein gives MTAQQFISPNEIRARFSHAMSEMYQKEVPLYGDLLELVAETNRQVLREDAALAHQLQITGEIERLAMERHGAIRVGTAQELANLRRLFNVMGMSPVGYYDLAVAGVPVHSTAFRAVHEDALQISPFRVFTSLLRLELIDNPELRQLAQQLLARRKIFTERALELIVLQEAQGGLDDSQADEFVEQALETFRWHSRATVSAAEYQQLHDQHRLIADVVAFKGPHINHLTPRTLNIDLVQQAMPGRGITPKAVIEGPPPRRRPILLRQTSFKALEENVDFVEHNGSAVHGHHTARFGEIEQRGVALTTKGRALYDRLLQATNDALQAPPNEKNADRYNQLLAQNFQAFPDDYATLREQQLAWFRYFPTECGLAAKDSLDQHSTLEQLIAKEYIRFQPLVYEDFLPVSAAGIFQSNLGDTSHAQYNATSSKAAFELALGAGVIDELSLYQQTQQRSIDACAQALGLHALAV, from the coding sequence ATGACCGCCCAGCAGTTCATCTCACCGAATGAAATCCGCGCCAGATTCTCCCACGCCATGTCAGAGATGTACCAAAAAGAGGTCCCTCTGTACGGTGATTTGCTCGAACTGGTGGCGGAAACCAACCGACAGGTTCTGCGCGAAGATGCCGCATTGGCTCATCAACTACAAATTACCGGCGAAATCGAACGGCTGGCCATGGAGCGCCACGGGGCTATCCGGGTGGGTACTGCGCAAGAATTGGCGAACCTGCGGCGGTTGTTTAACGTTATGGGTATGTCGCCGGTCGGTTATTATGATCTGGCAGTAGCAGGCGTTCCGGTCCACTCCACCGCATTTCGTGCGGTGCATGAAGACGCGTTGCAAATCAGCCCCTTTCGGGTCTTCACCTCACTATTGCGGTTAGAGCTGATTGATAACCCTGAACTGCGCCAACTGGCCCAACAACTGCTGGCGCGCCGCAAGATCTTTACCGAACGAGCGCTGGAACTGATCGTGTTGCAAGAAGCCCAGGGGGGGCTGGACGATAGCCAAGCGGATGAATTTGTCGAGCAAGCGTTGGAAACCTTCCGTTGGCACAGCCGGGCGACGGTCAGCGCAGCCGAATATCAGCAGTTGCACGACCAACACCGTTTAATTGCTGACGTGGTGGCGTTCAAAGGCCCGCACATCAACCACCTGACGCCGCGCACACTTAATATCGACCTGGTTCAACAGGCTATGCCTGGCCGGGGCATCACCCCCAAAGCGGTGATTGAAGGGCCACCGCCGCGTCGCCGCCCTATCCTGCTGCGCCAAACCAGCTTTAAAGCGCTGGAGGAAAACGTCGATTTCGTCGAGCATAACGGCAGCGCCGTTCATGGGCACCATACCGCCCGCTTCGGCGAAATAGAACAGCGCGGCGTTGCGCTGACGACGAAAGGTCGCGCACTCTACGATCGTCTGCTGCAGGCGACTAACGATGCACTGCAGGCACCGCCCAACGAGAAAAACGCAGACCGCTACAATCAACTGCTGGCGCAAAATTTTCAGGCGTTTCCGGATGATTATGCCACCCTGCGTGAGCAGCAGTTGGCCTGGTTCCGCTATTTTCCGACCGAGTGCGGGCTGGCAGCCAAAGACTCATTGGATCAGCACAGCACGCTGGAACAGTTGATCGCCAAGGAATATATCCGCTTCCAGCCATTGGTGTATGAAGATTTCTTGCCGGTCAGCGCCGCCGGTATTTTCCAGTCGAATCTCGGCGATACCAGCCATGCGCAATACAATGCGACATCAAGCAAAGCGGCATTTGAATTGGCTTTGGGAGCAGGGGTGATCGATGAGCTATCGCTGTATCAGCAAACACAACAACGCTCGATAGACGCCTGCGCGCAAGCTTTGGGGCTGCACGCGCTGGCGGTTTGA
- the cspE gene encoding cold-shock protein, which translates to MSKKTGQVKWFNESKGFGFIEQNDGGKDVFVHFSAIATDGFKTLAEGQRVEYTIQDSPRGPAAANVVAL; encoded by the coding sequence ATGTCTAAGAAGACTGGTCAGGTGAAGTGGTTCAACGAAAGCAAAGGTTTTGGTTTTATTGAACAGAACGACGGTGGAAAAGATGTATTCGTACATTTCTCTGCAATCGCGACCGACGGTTTCAAAACCCTGGCTGAAGGCCAGCGTGTTGAGTATACCATCCAGGACAGCCCGCGCGGGCCGGCTGCCGCCAACGTTGTTGCTCTGTAA
- a CDS encoding cold-shock protein produces MFKNTVLQMGRVKWFDQAAGYGFISPVDGSDEIYVSRRSIANTKNKSLNEGQNVEFSIYRSSHGLSAADVIAF; encoded by the coding sequence ATGTTTAAAAATACTGTGTTACAAATGGGCCGTGTGAAATGGTTTGATCAAGCCGCAGGCTATGGTTTTATTTCACCGGTAGACGGTAGCGACGAAATTTATGTAAGCCGTCGTTCTATCGCCAATACTAAAAATAAATCATTGAACGAAGGTCAGAACGTTGAGTTCTCGATCTATCGCAGCTCCCACGGGCTGTCAGCGGCAGACGTTATCGCGTTCTGA
- a CDS encoding winged helix-turn-helix domain-containing protein: MNTPVISLTAARALHLAAQGLLTPIKRKAKPDDVVAAIQRMGLLQIDTISVVARSPYLVLFSRLGDYQPEWLEQALAGRRLFEYWAHEACFLPIEDFGLLRHRMLQPQGMGWKYSEEWMQEHRTAIDALLQHIEDRGPVRSADFSAEKKGNSGWWDWKPEKRHLEILFTAGKLMVAERRNFHRVYDLTEKLMPHWDDSRHVLAADHARHEMLTRTCRFLGIFKAEWLADYYRLKRVAPKALLAGLQQQGEVLPVLIDGLDGEFYVHHSLAKELHLAEQGKLKSSVTTLLSPFDPVVWDRRRALELFDFDYRLECYTPKEKRQYGYFTLPVLHRGELIGRIDAKMHRRQGIFEIISFHPQTKVRFGAQRTQDIRQAITRSAKWHGANQVILGDVPAALATLWGEGWDVE; this comes from the coding sequence ATGAACACCCCCGTTATTTCTCTTACTGCCGCCCGTGCGCTCCACCTTGCCGCACAGGGGCTGTTAACCCCGATAAAACGTAAAGCCAAGCCCGACGATGTGGTTGCCGCCATTCAGCGTATGGGTCTCCTGCAAATCGATACCATCAGCGTTGTCGCGCGCAGCCCTTATCTGGTGCTGTTCAGCCGCTTGGGCGATTATCAGCCCGAATGGCTGGAACAGGCACTGGCTGGCCGCCGTCTGTTTGAGTACTGGGCACATGAAGCCTGCTTTTTACCCATCGAAGATTTTGGCCTGCTGCGCCATCGCATGCTGCAGCCTCAGGGCATGGGCTGGAAGTATTCCGAAGAGTGGATGCAGGAACATCGCACGGCAATCGACGCATTGCTGCAACATATAGAAGACCGCGGGCCGGTACGTTCGGCTGATTTTAGCGCCGAGAAGAAGGGGAATAGCGGTTGGTGGGATTGGAAACCGGAAAAGCGGCATCTTGAGATCCTGTTTACCGCCGGCAAACTTATGGTGGCCGAGCGACGCAATTTCCACCGCGTTTATGATCTAACGGAAAAGCTAATGCCCCATTGGGATGATAGCAGGCACGTGCTAGCAGCCGATCATGCGCGGCATGAAATGCTGACGCGTACCTGTCGCTTCCTTGGGATATTCAAGGCTGAATGGCTGGCAGATTACTACCGACTGAAGCGAGTGGCGCCGAAGGCACTCCTGGCCGGGTTACAGCAGCAGGGGGAAGTGCTGCCGGTGTTGATCGACGGATTGGACGGAGAGTTTTACGTACACCATTCGCTGGCCAAAGAACTGCACCTGGCGGAGCAAGGGAAGCTGAAATCAAGCGTAACTACCTTGCTTTCTCCTTTCGATCCGGTGGTTTGGGACCGTCGCCGTGCCCTGGAGTTGTTCGATTTTGATTATCGGTTGGAATGCTACACGCCGAAAGAAAAGCGGCAGTATGGGTATTTTACGTTGCCTGTGCTGCACCGTGGTGAACTGATTGGTCGTATTGATGCAAAAATGCATCGCCGGCAGGGGATCTTTGAAATCATCAGTTTTCATCCGCAAACCAAAGTTCGCTTTGGTGCACAGCGCACGCAGGATATTCGGCAAGCTATTACCCGCAGTGCAAAATGGCACGGCGCGAACCAGGTCATTCTGGGGGATGTTCCGGCAGCGCTGGCTACCCTATGGGGCGAGGGTTGGGATGTGGAATAA
- a CDS encoding Trm112 family protein, protein MDHRLLEIVACPVCNGKLYFNKENQELVCKVDGLAYPLRDGIPVLLENEARALSLDEKHA, encoded by the coding sequence ATGGACCACCGTTTACTCGAAATCGTTGCCTGTCCGGTCTGCAACGGTAAGCTCTATTTCAATAAAGAAAACCAGGAACTGGTGTGCAAAGTGGATGGCCTGGCCTATCCGCTGCGTGATGGCATTCCGGTTCTGCTGGAAAATGAGGCGCGGGCGCTGTCATTGGATGAGAAACACGCATGA
- the kdsB gene encoding 3-deoxy-manno-octulosonate cytidylyltransferase, with product MSFIAIIPARYASTRLPGKPLADIHGKPMVVHVMERARESGASRVIVATDHPAVAEAVKAAGGEVCMTRADHNSGTERLAEVIEHYGFNDDEIIVNVQGDEPLIPPVIVRQVAENLAGSQAGMATLAVPIDSAEEAFNPNAVKVVMDAQGYALYFSRATIPWDRERFAQSKESIGDSLLRHIGIYAYRAGFVRRYVTWAPSQLEQIELLEQLRVLWYGEKIHVAVAKAMPSVGVDTPEDLQRVRDSMKS from the coding sequence ATGAGTTTCATCGCTATTATTCCAGCTCGTTATGCTTCTACCCGTTTGCCTGGCAAACCGCTGGCCGATATTCACGGTAAGCCGATGGTGGTGCACGTCATGGAACGTGCGCGCGAGTCCGGCGCCAGCCGCGTCATTGTAGCGACCGACCATCCTGCGGTGGCTGAGGCGGTTAAAGCGGCTGGCGGTGAGGTTTGCATGACGCGGGCCGATCATAATTCCGGCACCGAGCGTTTGGCTGAGGTGATTGAGCATTATGGCTTTAATGATGACGAAATCATCGTTAACGTCCAGGGTGATGAACCTCTTATTCCTCCGGTCATTGTGCGGCAGGTGGCTGAAAACCTGGCGGGAAGCCAGGCCGGCATGGCTACTCTGGCGGTGCCGATTGACAGCGCGGAAGAAGCTTTCAACCCCAATGCGGTCAAAGTGGTGATGGATGCGCAGGGCTATGCGCTCTACTTTTCACGCGCCACCATTCCGTGGGATCGTGAACGTTTCGCGCAATCCAAAGAGAGTATCGGCGACAGCCTGTTGCGGCATATCGGCATTTACGCCTATCGCGCCGGCTTTGTACGCCGTTATGTCACCTGGGCGCCAAGCCAGCTGGAACAAATTGAGCTGCTGGAGCAGTTGCGGGTGCTGTGGTACGGCGAAAAAATCCACGTGGCGGTTGCCAAGGCAATGCCGAGCGTGGGGGTTGATACGCCGGAAGACTTGCAGCGTGTCCGTGACAGCATGAAAAGCTGA
- a CDS encoding YcbJ family phosphotransferase, producing MEQLRAELSIVLGESISRLERVSEQPYAHMYSLYDQQGHAIPLMAKSFVCQGIAQQEAYKLSMLAREGDIRLPTVYGVVYTQQSPYKEILLIERLRGVSAEAPTRTPDRWNSLMEQVVDGVLAWHRIDSHGCVGTVDSTQENDWFCWYQQRVEVLWSTIGNLNSAQLTMADRRLLYRTREALTHFFVGFDDPCVLVHGNLSLRSMLKDPKSDQLLAMLNPGMMLWAPREYELFRLCEAGMPSQLLFYYLQRAPVAESFLVRRWLYVVWEAVGRLIHTGKLDRQPFDYASKQLLPWLAG from the coding sequence ATGGAGCAGTTACGCGCTGAACTGAGTATTGTGCTGGGTGAGTCTATCAGCCGACTGGAACGCGTCAGCGAGCAGCCTTATGCGCACATGTATTCACTGTACGACCAACAGGGGCATGCTATTCCGCTGATGGCGAAAAGCTTTGTCTGCCAGGGCATTGCCCAGCAGGAGGCTTATAAGTTGTCGATGCTGGCGCGCGAAGGCGATATTCGTTTGCCGACGGTGTATGGCGTGGTCTATACCCAGCAGTCACCCTATAAAGAGATCTTGCTGATAGAGCGTTTGCGGGGCGTATCCGCAGAAGCGCCGACGCGCACGCCGGACCGCTGGAATTCGTTGATGGAGCAGGTGGTCGACGGCGTGTTGGCCTGGCACCGTATCGACAGCCACGGCTGCGTCGGCACGGTCGACAGCACTCAGGAAAACGACTGGTTTTGTTGGTATCAACAGCGGGTTGAGGTGCTGTGGTCGACGATCGGCAACCTCAATTCGGCGCAGCTGACGATGGCCGACCGTCGCTTGCTGTATCGCACACGTGAAGCATTGACCCATTTTTTTGTCGGATTCGACGATCCCTGCGTGCTGGTGCACGGCAACTTGTCGTTACGCAGCATGTTAAAAGATCCCAAAAGCGATCAATTACTGGCGATGTTGAACCCTGGAATGATGCTGTGGGCGCCGCGGGAATATGAGCTTTTCAGGCTGTGTGAAGCGGGCATGCCCAGCCAACTGCTGTTTTATTATTTGCAACGTGCGCCGGTAGCGGAATCTTTCCTGGTGCGGCGCTGGTTGTATGTGGTGTGGGAGGCTGTGGGGCGGTTGATTCATACCGGCAAGCTGGATCGGCAACCGTTCGATTATGCTTCCAAACAGCTGC